Below is a genomic region from Biomphalaria glabrata chromosome 3, xgBioGlab47.1, whole genome shotgun sequence.
TTTAACTTGGTTTTAGCTTGGATTTAACTTGGTTTTAGCTTGGATTTAACTTGGTTTTAGCTtggttttagtttgttttagctTGGATTTAACTTGGTTTTAGCTTGCTTTTTAGTTGGTTTTAGCTTGATTTTAGCTTGGATTTAACTTGGTTTTAGCTTGGATTTAACTTGGTTTTATCTTGGTTTTAGTTGATTTTAGCTACTTATTTCGTAGCTTCGTGGGTAAGtagtaaaacgcttggcttccggggTTTTCGGGTtcgactgggattttgaatttcgggatttttaggacgcctcgAAGTCCAGCTAACTGTactgggtacctaacattagttggggaaaggtaaaagTGGTCGgtcattgttctggccacatggcaccctcgttaaccgtgggcaacagaaacagattacctttccAGCATCTGTCCTATaaatctcaaggtctgaaagggcaaccttactttgattttttttaacttttcggTTTTAGTTTGGGGTTAGTGGTATGCCAtgaatataaactatttttaaaacaagatttaaattcAATTCGTGTGAGTCCTCATCATATCCTAAATACATCATTACGTCATTGTGCTTAGTTTAAAATAAGTTTCGGACGTTCCTTCAGATCTTGACGTCCAAATCTCCTGCAGGACGGCTTTGGGTTTCTGTGTAGAGGTTCGAACTCGAGACCCTCTTGACGTCCATTCGAAGTGCAATTCACGCGACCAAGCATTGTTATGTATGAGTACTTCTCTCCCGCACAAcaacatgtgtgtgtatgtgttattcagggccggtcctacagattgcggggccctatccgaaacggattgcgcggggcccagtctgggtagggataaggataattagtgaaaatttagattttgcatcagaaaataaattcgtctttgcattttattcgtTCTTTACTAAGTATAAATACATGTTTCAATTGACTTTAGCACCATCTATAGTAGATgatagttttccaacaaaaagccgataaacattcagatctgcctttcaGATTTattatcgactagcaaaatatcgcttgcgattgttttttttaagaggttgagatagatttagatctagatttatatgccagtgactataaaagtaaattaagtattggaacttcttgttttggttgaAATTCACCTtcttattacatttgtattaaatgaaagctgacaaaacctgctttgttttttttttttgttaatcgcGAGTACGATTGAGGTTTTCTATATTGAATtacaccccaaaatgaaaattttgttattttttatggagatttgaatgagttttcaaaagattttaataatttcagaagatttccatgactttttcgtatattttgcaatttcaggagatttccaggagcttctggaaaatcaggaggccgctgTAACCCTTTAATAACAAATTAtattggtttaatttaataatttacacctagaattagcgcagggCCTAAAAAAGagcgggcccactgcggtcgcataggttgcagtgacttAAGACCTGCCCTGGTGTTAGTTAACCCTTTAAATTCTTTTTGTTCCCTTCAGATCATTCTGACATTATATAaaacatcaaaaacaaaaagattttaaaaagttagttaCTGATTACTGCTAAACCCAAACTCTGCCATTTTatcacttccttttttttttgttttttgaaaggCACATTCTTCACGTCATGGGCGTGTCTGTGTGGATGCAAGACGAAATTGGGGAGCCCAGCCAAGGCGTTCGGACTTAATTTATTGTCAGCCATCTTACAGATGCTTTCCTTCGTCCTGATTGTCGGCTGGGTCTGGTCCATTATCTGGGGCATGAACTTCTTACAGATATCAAGTAAGTATCTGGACACGGACATTTTTAACACGTCATTCATAGCTAGCTCTATATGTAGGTCAGCTCCAAAACTTTGTTTCGTCTTCTTAAGGCGCTAAGACACAGACGTAGTCTTTGAAATATCATTTAAATCTATCATCACACTATCATCACTCTATCATCACACTATCATCACACTATCATTATTAATCAATCCATTGCTGTATTAACTTGCCACTGTATCAATGTTGTTACCGGTCATTGacctgtagcaccaaactgctggtagacaactaaaacGTTGTCAGAACGTAACCCATCTAAACTAATACAACTTGAAATCACTTGAAGTAACTTCCTTTTGGgaacaaactaaatagaacttgaTTTATAATGTAAACACAAACAATTTAgtgtgaaatgaaataaatgtattagaCTTATATTCTTTAAcgaaatctaactcactacaataacacaacctttcagtcttacgTTCAGGAGCCATcacccctaactaagaccaaaatGACGATAATGCCACggtccatgggcgtagccgggggggggggggggttggggttcacccccccccgaaatgaacccCCCTGCGGGATCGGAATTCagtaattgattttttgctttgattttgtttattttgggtgatattttaatactatacCATCACTTACGCCAGCGCagctaaggggttttgagtttaaaaccccagaCCAGGGggtttataatttaaaaccccctaccaggggggggtgagtttaaaacccctatcagggggttttgagtttaaaacccctacatggggtgtttgagtttaaaaccccctaccaggggggtttaagttcaaaacccctatcagggggttttgagtttaaaacacctaccagcgggttttgagtttaaacccccctaccagggttttttgcagttagaagattttgattttataaccccctattcaatataaaaaaagcaaattacacactcaaaattctatgagggttttgagtttaaacccatctcttcagtagggtttgaagctaaaaaatacctctttaatataaaaaatgcaaattacgcactcaaaatgctacgAGAGTTgctaaaaggggttttgagtttaaaccccctttcagcgggatttgatgctaaaaaaatacctctttaatataaaaaagcaaattacacattaaaattatttgagcgtagccaagccaattgggggttttgagtttaaacccctctactacagatggcttttcttaaaagtttaaaaccccttcagatggtttttgagtttaaaatccaactacagagagttttgaggtggaaaacctctatcttcaatattattataaggcaaactacagttaccaaattctaagaccgtagctaaatggggttttgaattaagaaaaaaacaactccagagattttttagtttaaaatccacaACAGGTGATTTTGACGacaaaacttcccttttcgatataaaatctaaagcaaactacagtcacctaaatccaagagcgtattcaagagaggttatacatttctaccagtgcataaataaagtgcattgaatagtcatctgccgaaattgaaaaacactaaatgtggctcaacaaagatggctacgacagattttaggagtcagttatagagatcgggtctaagtcaaggaaatcctatgccgaactgggagtcgaacccttagtaaggttgtgacagagcgtcgcatgaggtttgcgggacattttctccgacaaaatgaattacgcaaagagttgcgatgacatcttaGTACAATTTGGCGCCAGTAAGGCAGTGAGAATAgcattttaggtttttgaaataaaacttttaatagcatgaaaatttactgtagatacctcagaatattcattttgttgactttcaataccagaaatagtgattGGCAGCTCCAAGCGCTCCGCCAGACCTcattgctggcaatggcgggaatctacaatttttccactaactccaggaagaaacatTCTAGGGCCTAATAAACTTCTTCCGAACGAATGAAGGGtctgaatgtaataaagatcatgtaaacacacacatacatactatacatacaaatCCCCCTTAAACCCctcccccccgaaaaaaaatcctggctacgcccatgatgccacctatgttgcatcattcacaaccaaacGCTAGCCTCTTTCACCGTcaccataaaaacacacactccataacaatcaACTTTGCTCTTTAGTAACCTCTCATTATCAACATGCCACTGTACCGATGTACTCTTTGTCAGCACTTATTGACCTGATCAGATTTATTCCCCCTGCGCTGATAATGtacaaaagaatattttaaaatgaattaatgACTATATAGAAGTATGGGTGTCCGTGATGACGTTTAAAGTCATCGAAAGTTGTGTTATAAAGTGTTGACCTGGAAATgctttatgttaaaaaaaaaaataaatgacacaAACCGAGCTCCGTATTTTTCCCTTGCTTCCTAcggttccaaaaaaaaaaagtcaataagcGAACGTGTTTAATTGAAAAGCTAACCCTTTTTTCTTGACTCTTTGATAATGATTCCTATTTTCAATGTAATGttctttctctgtgtgtgtgtcaacaGATCAGTCGGACCACGAGCCTGTGAAACCTTATTATGTCAGAAGACAGAGCAGTGTGGTCGAGTGAGAGCTTTTCCTTACGTTGGAATGGGATGGACTtcgccattttttttaaaacctcttATTTTTAATGGAATCAAGAGTTGGCATCAACTTTTGGGCTTGATACAAATTTGTATTTAATGAGTTGaaaatgtgtgagagagagagagagcgagagagatgTATAAAAGAACTACAAATCAATGAAAAGGAAGAACAGAATGAGATGGAGTGTGAATAACATGGGAAAGAAAGTGGAGATTTTATGTGTCGAATTCAACACCTGCTTGTCTTCCCTTGTCAAATgggaaatttaaaaacaaggaGGCTTCCAACTAGATCTGAAGATCACAAATAAAAACTAAGAATTCACGGAGATTCCGAAACAAATCATCAGAACTTTCTTTATGACACAatgagtatttatttatttggtttaaaaCTTGATCCTAAattaatgtaatacaaatacaatAGCATACTTTTAGCGAAGTATTagcagtaggcctacaagcaataGTGAAAGTTCAAACTGTTTCTACATTGTTGTCAATGATTTCTATATTTTCTAAAGTACTCAGCCAGTATATCtactcttttttgtttttttgtaactattcattttgattttaaaaaatatttaaccatTGCAAACCAGAGACTctagaaaataaattatggtaTTGGCTGTAAGAATACACTCTTGACAATTCTTGTATATTAATTctctttctgtttttgtttcctATTATGATTATGAACCCTGAACTAtcaattttgtttctgtcttAAAGTTGCAGACATTTATTTGTTTGGTGAAGGTGAACTGTGATTAGTTAATAATTGtacattctattattattattattattattattattattgctattattattattattattattaaatgttttaatgtaaCGTGTATGTTTGTTATATTCAGCCCTAAACATTTCTCTCTATGTTAATGATTCTGTATTTAGGTCATTTATTTGCTATATATGTGTGTCAGTGCAGTTTAACTCCCTTCAGACGTTTCACCTTTGAAGATTTCTAGACATCCGGGTCATTAGGGCGCCTCGTAAGTCAACAATAAAGTTGTTGTAGATTACATTTTGACTTCCGGGTCATTGCTAGCTCTCTAACAAAGCCATCACGAGCAATCCAATAGACTTGAATAGACGCCAACATTTAAACCTActcttgaaaataaaatgaaaaggaCTTTCAAAGTTTGAATCATTTCCATCTCCGTTATGTTTGTTCTGTGTTCATTCTCTGTAGGCCACAAGATGAACTATTTGTTCAGCTTTATcttctatctctagtatatctAGTTATTCTACTGTATCTAGGGTCAACTTAATGTAACGACAGTCACGAACGGCTGATAAGtttttgtaataaatgtttgttCTTCTTCATACTTGGTCCCAAACATGACAGTTATATCAACAAACAAGACACGCTTACCATTGGAGCTAGTATAATGGTTCAGCAGCGTGTAGACTTATTGTGTGGCATTAATGACGAATCATCCTGTGGCTGTCGGGTCATAGCGCTGTGTCCTGTTCAGTTTCTGTTGTGTCGCTTGATTCTCGACTAGCTTGAGGACAAGAGTTCTGCCCTGTAGTTCTTCAATGAGTTGCTGGGTCACCCTTGATGTGTGTGCCGCTCTCCAGCTTTCAGAGGTCACCTGCTGCCAGCTTCTCTTCTCTATGCCAGTGCGGGTAAAATGGTGCCTGAGATGATCTTCATAACAATTACGAGGAGCACATCTGTTCCTCCTTTAAGATCGCTAAAGAAGATCACTTATTGAAAAAGGCAGCATAGAAATGAGTGAATAAAAATAGTCGCGATGACCATTCACCAGCCTATACATTTCAATGTCTATGTTTTGTGTAGTACTAGACGAGATCTTCTGCACTGTTAGATTAAATATTGCCTTCTTTGTAAGTTGAAGTAGCCTAAGGCTAAGCAATACGCTATAACCCCAGCAACAGGGAAAACTGTTATTTTGGTGACAGCATCAGACtttgaaaagggaaataaatctgtCTTCATGCCTTATGTGTACCcctatgtatattttttaacgAATGTGTCATTATGGAAGAGTGTCAACGTAGCAATACATTTTTGCATAGTCTAGCAACGTAGCAATACATTCTGGCATAGGCTAGCAACGTAACGCTACATTCTGGAATAGGCTAGCAATGTAGCAATACAAACCAGAGACAGAGACCATCAATGCAGATTAGCAATGCCGAGCAGCAATATAGATTAATAATACTGGCTAGCATAACGTATTAGCAATACAGGCTAGCATAACGGATTAGCAATACAGGCTAGCATAACGTATTAGCAATACAGGCTAGCAAAACGTATTAGCAATACAGGCTAGCATAACGTATTAGCAATACAGGCTAGCAATACAGGCTAGCATAACGGATTAGCAATACAGGCTTTAGCAATACAGGCTAGCAAAACGTATTAGCAATACAGGCTAGCAAAACGTATTAGCAATACAGGCTAGCAAAACGTATTAGCAATACAGGCTTTAGCAATACAGGCTAGCAAAACGTATTAGCAATACAGGCTTTAGCAATACAGGCTAGCAAAACGTATTAGCACTACAGGCTACGAACACAATCCACTGAGCTTCCCTCCAAAGGACattcaccttttttttgttgttgttctccCCCAATCCCATGCTCCTCTCGTGTATGTGTACCTTAAGACAGCCATCTTTTTTTCGTTGTTGTCTATCTCATTGAAGAACTTGTGTCTTGTTTCTCCATGGCTTCTTTAGTTTATCGATATGGTCTTTCAGTCCGTCTTGATGCCTAGATGATAAGTCTATAATACTTTGTggcctttttaaaaagtactcaTAGACTTAGTGGTCATCTGTGTCTTCCTATGAATCTCTCAATGTTAGTGGCTTCcttacaaactagatctaggtctatgttGCTTTCTGGCTTCCTGTGAAGTCTATGCCCTTGGTGGAGAGTATGTGTTTAAATAGACCTGATCTTTAAAAAAGATCTTTTTATTGTTCCTTGTATCCCATCTtcgaatttttttgttgttgtatttttttgttataatgacaattgttttttacatttaaaatcaGTGCCAATATTAAGTCTGAGACGTAGGCTTCCAGTAATAAATCTGGTATGTAGGCTTCCAGTAATAAGTCTGGCATGTAGGCTTCCAAGGCTTCCAGTACTAAGTCTGAGATATTGTCATACATATGATTTGGTTTCCTCTCTAAATTGTGTGTTCAATGTATATCCAAGACAAAGATTCAGGTTTGAGATTCCTGTTTCTTCTTCTCCGTATTTAGAGTGGTTATGGAGGCGATTCCGATTCTGGAATCGATCCATGTTGCACCTCCATTATAAAACTTGATCCCGCATAAGAGTTTTCAATCCATTGTGCAAGTCTATTTACAAATCAACACTTTGTGTTTGGTAAGACATAGGTCTTACTTTTGGAAGGAATATTGAATGACAAAAAACGAGTTCTATCGAGTTAAACTTCAAACAAGACAAACacaaattcatttatttaattttctgaTTGAGTTGTATGCTTAGTTAAAGTTGTTTACATTGAGATGAGTCATGAAAAAGGCAGTAGCATATATATCAGAACTATTCAGTTTATTTTATACACAGGCTCACACATTCACGTTTTTGTAACAAACTTAAACTCTAAAAACTTGAGCTAAACAATAAAACACTTCCTCACCCAGACCATTTTACTTTCCCCCCTACAGACAGTGTCACTAGGGTGTGTATGTACAATGTCACTAGGGTGTGTTGGAAGAACAGGAAGTTACAGACCAaaatttgaaccccccccccccaccctctcccgctttttctttctttgctaTCAGGTTCTTTCCAGTCCGAGCGCCATCCAGAGCGTAGACTCACATAATGTTGAATAGACGTGTGTTTGACTTAGACAATGTGTTGTAGCTAGAGTATTATCTTTAGATGAGTTTAGATTTCATTTCTTACAGATTACTATTTTTGTTAACACATTTGTCTCAGTATTTTCAACTCTCTCCCATTTTCTAGTGTTGTTATGACATCATCAGTATTAAGACGATATTTTGTTGGTTGGAAAATGTTTCATCATTTAAACCTAGCCGCTTGTTTGacattttgtattatttattaattacaaGAGACACATGGACTACTTTTGGGTATTTCTGTGGATTTTTGTGATATaggattttgttgttttttttttgtgctgttcACTGAATGTAATAAAGTTTTGTATTGGTTCGTATGTACTCTTACATTTGGTCATCCATTAAATGTTTCTGTATCCACTGGACAGagtcatcttgttttttttttttttatcaaacctttttgtttggtttcttgACACatgtttttaacaatttttatgCACAGTAAACTTCACCCAATTTCTAATCTAATGTGATgcaataatacaaatataaaacaaatcatatttattaaattacacACAGTCGTTTTGTCATTAAGCTTTATCGCAAAACCAGACAATTTGTAAAGAATAATCTTAGATTATATATAGTCCTCAAAACTCCTTACGATCTCACTGTAATGCTGTTTGGCCTCAGTCCTGGGTTGACGATAAGTTAACATCAAGAAATCGTACTGGTCTGTCCATTTGTGGACTTCCTATCGAGACAGTTGGAGATCTTAAAAGTTAACCTCGAACTACTGAACAGTAGAAGCGCCAATCTTGATCTTCTGTCAGCATATAACACGTGTTCATTTTGAACCAAGTTTTAGAAATCTGTaacttgtaaaaatatttcgcTAGCGCAGTGGCGGCGCAAGGCGAAGGTGACGTGGGCAATCACCTACTGGCAGACGATCCGATGGGTCTCGCGCAGACATAGAGAGTTCCAAATAGCAATCCAGACAAGCTCCAGGCACTTACCAACAAATGTTTTACGAAATTAGAGAGTGCTAAATAGCCAAACATAATCTCAGCTAAAGTCTGCTGGAAACATGGCAGCACGAAGAGagcaagaaataaaaagacGCCAATGTATTGCCCAAACAAAACGAAAGTAAGAGAAACTATTGGCTCTGAACTGGAACCCACAGGGGAAGATAATGACTGTGAGACCAAAGAAACGTATTTCCTACTCAGCTGCTCTATCTTTTAGTTTTCATGCGGATTTTCACCACTAGCTTTCTACTACATGTAATGCGAGAAAGTTGAACGGCTTCAACTGCATTCTACATATTTCTTTCAGTATTAAAAGCAAACACTTGTTACGCATTCGCCGTCGAAAAATGGCTTCATTGCACATCATTAAAAGTGAGCAGCTCTGCAGCGTGCAGTGAACgttgactcattttcttgtttcttcttagtaggcctaaatatttTCTTAGCAATCTTTTCTTCGCAGCTGAAACTTTTAATCCTACCgtatttttgtttatgtgtTTCATTTCATAATACCGTTTGACGTTATGTCCTTTTAAAAGCAGCCGCAAACAGCGTGAAAATCAAACAAGTTCCACCAAAAAAAGGTCtagatttcttcttcttcatcgttctcattgttatgttggagtgttcagatgactagaccaatacatgagatgaactgcgcagtagtttccaaatcagggagctctccatatagttttctttctattggggtgatttggggccaatgtcttatacgggcctcttggtagagagagcagttttggaggacgtggtcggcattttctggtgatactccacatgggcagatttcactggttccaattttgagcttccggaacatgtgttgtcgcattctgttgtgtccggtcctgagtcgaaagattagacgttggtcttgtcgggatagcttatagtaagcgtcatctttcttgtgagtTGGattgagagctcgtccatttctcatttattttatctacaattaatttcttcatttcttctggatagagtgcagagtttacttgtgagtttgttctcccactcttggcgagtgtgtcagccttctcatttcctgctagttgtatgtgagctaaGGTCTAGATTAGTCCAAACTTTTCATGGAAGTCTTACATTCAGAGTCTACTATTTGGTTTCTTTAGATCTCCTATttaattaacacacacacaaattaaatAGTATGGTACCTGCGTTGATATCAAAAGACGATATAAAATGATGCAGCAGCGATGCCCTGTGCTCAGAGGTAAACAAAAATACGGCTAGATCAAAACAGAGGAAttgcagaaaataaataataattgttgattcgcctaaaaaaaaacaggccgTATTTCATGCCTCACTGCCTTACACTAAACTCTATAAACTCACACTAATCTCAACTTTAACAGTACGTAAGCCGTAAATGAGCACATTACCAGGTGTCACAGTTAAAGAGCAAGATGTCACAGTTTGTGAGTTTCTCTCTTGTTAGTGGAATTCCTAGTTGATCTTTGCCGAAATTCGTCAGGGGTGCTAATATCTTGTAACTGTGATCCCTCTcccgaccttgctgatgtgatccaaaggaacgcatcgcgttacatttggcaccaactcagtcgcagaagctgccggagggaatttcatagTTGATACtaccaacgcctaaggggcttcattcctgatttctcctctaggttgtctcctgaagccttagtaccgcaaggcagcgggggtttgaagtcagagtacctgTGATGCCGAGGATTCTGTAGATGTATATCTCTAGATATAAATGCTGTCTTAGAGATTAAATAAACGAAGATccttttaattcaaatacagaactttaattcaTCAACTAAGAATCACTGTATATACAGTAATTACAGTAGTAAACtgtatcaaaataaatattttctttcaaagcttagtaataaaatatattggaattaatactagatctaataaaatacaaaacttgTCACTACAAGTTCtaactcaaaactaaaatacgtCTTATCTCTATGAAAATCTCCACACAACAGAAGGTTCTCGATCGCGCCTTCTTTAACCTCCTTTTACCATCTGtcatgcgagtgacatgaccaatccagcgtagtcttctatggtttcaaaggttgtcatggccagggggtGTCAATGGGGATAAGCTTctattgtctataaaatactcctaaaggGATCATGAcacatgggccacccatgacctcTTTAtctaaggcccaggaatgcgccccggatagaaaactctggtgctgctgcaaagcggttaaaacaacacgggagacaacaatTACAGGTTATAactccaacttgattggcgtaatgtatggacgccacgggttgtctctgacagtgggagaggtcttcgcgcctcactgatcagctaccgcccacCTCAACCTGAGCAGTCCCCAgacagttaggtgctgatccgccacagcctgcctgctctaatgggtgc
It encodes:
- the LOC129925382 gene encoding protein stum homolog, which gives rise to MVGRSERLGSSGHGRGSVPDEDVEIIEVSEKHGPLYNAIPRMPLPLAVVLCIFNIVIPGLGTFFTSWACLCGCKTKLGSPAKAFGLNLLSAILQMLSFVLIVGWVWSIIWGMNFLQISIAKRDQSDHEPVKPYYVRRQSSVVE